The following coding sequences lie in one Thermosulfuriphilus ammonigenes genomic window:
- a CDS encoding efflux RND transporter permease subunit: MSSKGFYYQLISQRRPLLALALAVITLAAGYFYLTLPVVTSTEAIVPKDEKRLFYEEFRQVFGADDALGIAFKSERLFSPETLAFIRDLTEALEEIPEVEDVLSLTNVEDIRGGQGVFIVEPLVGEEIPTSAQRLAWIKERALSNPLIRGNLISTDGQATMILVRPAFHGEDEDLEARLLEAVEKKIKEIRARFPGAPRLHLAGWPVIDVKMAAYMNSDLAVFIPLTYVLMALLLYLFLRRIRAVVGILAVMTLSLIWTMAALNLVGGAMSPMTAILSPLIMALSLADGVHLTSRFYLELDRPGAKPQKNFSALVIKAVGESWRPCLLTSLTTAAGFLSLVTSRIPAIRHFGLAAAAGMIIEFILTFTLLAMLLPWLGQEAARGNSPVRESALVSASQKLTRLAVTRGRWIILFTLAVVLISLWGASQIRTETNLLEFFREKSPIRVAARFVDQNLGGSETLEISIRAKEPEAFLDPENLRFLEEIAAFLKNRPAFSKVVGPHDFLKQMNQAFHEDDPRFYRLPHSRELLAQYLLLYSGTELSHFLDEDRSWARLSARTVVHNSSALEEEIEDLTEFIHRLEPEKRGLEVRITGKTYLNTQVIKDIVSSQVQSLTMAGGIVFAFIFLALRSLTLGLVAMVPNFLPLVTNFGLMGWAGIPLNTSTATISAVAIGIVVDDTIHFLNQYQMLRRAGLSVDQAILGTLIVKGGAVTVTSVILIVAFGILVTSRFVPTVQFGFLSAMIMLVALLGDIFLLPAILAQKKKGG, from the coding sequence ATGTCCTCAAAAGGCTTTTACTACCAGCTAATCTCTCAAAGGCGGCCTCTCCTGGCTCTAGCTCTGGCCGTGATCACCCTGGCGGCTGGGTACTTTTATCTCACTTTACCGGTAGTCACCTCCACAGAGGCCATTGTCCCCAAAGATGAAAAGCGCCTCTTCTATGAAGAATTTCGCCAGGTCTTCGGCGCCGATGACGCCCTGGGAATAGCCTTTAAAAGCGAAAGGCTCTTCTCTCCGGAAACCCTGGCCTTTATCAGAGACCTCACCGAGGCCCTGGAGGAGATCCCCGAGGTAGAAGATGTCCTTAGCCTGACCAATGTGGAAGATATTCGTGGGGGCCAGGGGGTATTCATCGTCGAACCCCTGGTGGGAGAAGAAATCCCCACCTCTGCCCAAAGGCTGGCCTGGATTAAAGAGCGGGCCCTCTCCAACCCCCTTATCCGGGGAAACCTGATCTCCACTGATGGCCAGGCCACCATGATCCTGGTTCGTCCGGCCTTCCACGGTGAAGACGAAGACCTCGAGGCCAGGCTTCTTGAGGCGGTGGAGAAAAAGATCAAGGAAATAAGGGCCAGGTTTCCCGGGGCCCCTCGTCTTCATCTTGCCGGATGGCCGGTTATAGATGTCAAGATGGCCGCCTACATGAACAGCGACCTGGCCGTCTTTATCCCCCTGACTTATGTCCTCATGGCCCTTCTCCTCTATCTCTTCTTGCGCCGGATACGGGCGGTGGTCGGGATTCTGGCTGTTATGACCCTTTCTCTTATCTGGACAATGGCCGCCCTTAACCTGGTCGGGGGCGCCATGAGCCCCATGACGGCTATCCTTTCTCCTCTTATCATGGCCCTTTCTTTGGCCGACGGGGTCCACCTGACCAGCCGTTTCTATCTGGAGCTCGACCGCCCCGGGGCCAAACCCCAGAAAAACTTCTCCGCTCTGGTGATTAAGGCCGTAGGTGAATCCTGGAGACCATGTCTTCTTACCAGTTTGACCACCGCGGCTGGATTTCTCTCTCTGGTGACGAGCCGCATCCCGGCTATCAGACACTTTGGGCTGGCGGCCGCGGCGGGAATGATCATCGAGTTCATCCTCACCTTTACGTTGCTGGCCATGCTTCTGCCCTGGCTGGGCCAGGAGGCGGCCCGGGGCAATAGCCCGGTGAGAGAGTCGGCCCTGGTCTCTGCCTCCCAAAAGTTAACCAGGCTAGCCGTAACCCGGGGGAGGTGGATCATCCTCTTCACCCTGGCTGTGGTTTTAATCTCTCTCTGGGGGGCCTCGCAGATCCGTACAGAGACCAATCTGCTGGAGTTCTTCCGGGAAAAAAGCCCCATACGGGTGGCGGCTAGGTTCGTGGATCAGAATCTGGGTGGCTCCGAAACCCTGGAGATCTCTATCCGGGCCAAAGAGCCCGAGGCCTTTCTGGACCCAGAGAATCTAAGGTTCCTGGAAGAGATCGCCGCCTTCCTCAAGAATCGGCCGGCCTTCAGCAAGGTCGTAGGGCCTCATGATTTTCTCAAACAGATGAACCAGGCCTTCCACGAAGATGACCCTCGATTCTACAGGCTTCCCCACAGTCGAGAGCTCCTGGCCCAGTACCTTCTTCTTTACAGCGGCACGGAACTCAGCCACTTTCTGGACGAAGATCGAAGCTGGGCCCGCCTCTCGGCTCGAACAGTAGTCCACAATTCATCGGCCCTAGAAGAGGAGATCGAAGACCTTACCGAATTCATCCACCGTCTGGAGCCGGAAAAGCGGGGGCTCGAGGTCCGAATAACCGGAAAGACCTACCTCAATACGCAGGTTATTAAGGACATCGTCTCCTCTCAGGTTCAAAGCCTCACCATGGCCGGGGGGATCGTTTTCGCCTTTATATTTCTGGCCCTGCGCTCCCTGACGCTCGGGCTGGTGGCCATGGTCCCTAACTTTCTTCCTCTTGTCACCAATTTTGGTCTCATGGGCTGGGCCGGAATCCCCCTTAACACCTCAACGGCCACCATCTCCGCCGTGGCCATCGGGATTGTGGTGGATGATACCATCCACTTCTTAAATCAATATCAAATGCTTCGCCGGGCGGGCCTCTCGGTGGATCAGGCCATTTTGGGAACCCTGATCGTAAAAGGAGGGGCGGTGACGGTTACCTCCGTTATCCTCATTGTGGCCTTCGGCATCCTGGTAACCTCCAGGTTTGTTCCCACCGTTCAGTTTGGGTTCCTCTCGGCCATGATCATGTTAGTCGCCCTTTTAGGGGATATCTTTTTGCTCCCGGCCATCCTGGCCCAAAAGAAAAAGGGGGGCTGA
- a CDS encoding ThiF family adenylyltransferase translates to MDNDFLLENLKNFGIENRKGFWEVAFSRCLGLLTPEELARLRETTVAIPGLGGVGGGHLIALVRSGVGSFKLADLDTFEPHNINRQYGAKAATAGREKLEVMVEEALSINPYLRIERFPKGVSEENLDEFLSGVSVIIDGIDFFSFDLRRALYRAAKEKGIPVITAAPLGFSCAILVFAPDRGLDFDRYFGVREGMSELEKLAAFAVGLAPWPTHLKYMDLSYVDIAAQRGPSSGIACLLCSAMAAMECIRIILGRPGLKPTPWFHQLDLYRMKLRRGYLPLGNRNPIQRLMIRLLIRRFKKALESCPQKAFTTS, encoded by the coding sequence ATGGACAACGATTTTCTTTTAGAAAACCTTAAAAACTTTGGCATAGAAAACCGCAAGGGCTTCTGGGAGGTGGCCTTCTCTCGCTGTCTGGGGCTTTTGACCCCGGAGGAGCTGGCCCGCCTCCGGGAGACCACGGTGGCCATCCCGGGGCTGGGAGGAGTGGGCGGAGGGCATCTTATCGCCCTGGTTCGCAGCGGAGTGGGCAGTTTCAAGCTGGCCGACCTGGATACCTTCGAGCCCCATAACATCAACCGCCAGTATGGGGCCAAGGCGGCCACCGCCGGCCGGGAGAAACTTGAGGTTATGGTAGAAGAGGCCCTAAGTATCAATCCCTACCTTCGCATAGAACGCTTCCCCAAAGGAGTAAGCGAAGAGAACCTGGATGAGTTTCTAAGCGGAGTCAGCGTAATCATCGACGGCATTGATTTTTTCAGTTTTGATCTCCGTCGGGCCCTTTATCGGGCGGCCAAAGAAAAGGGGATACCGGTCATCACTGCCGCCCCCCTTGGCTTTAGCTGCGCCATCTTAGTCTTTGCCCCGGATAGGGGGCTTGATTTTGATCGTTACTTTGGGGTGCGAGAGGGAATGAGTGAGCTTGAAAAACTGGCGGCCTTTGCCGTGGGTCTGGCCCCCTGGCCTACCCACTTAAAATATATGGATCTTTCCTACGTGGATATCGCCGCCCAGCGCGGTCCCTCAAGCGGCATTGCCTGTCTGCTCTGTAGCGCCATGGCGGCGATGGAGTGCATACGCATCATCCTCGGCCGCCCGGGTCTAAAACCGACTCCCTGGTTCCACCAGCTTGATCTCTACCGCATGAAGCTTCGCCGAGGCTATCTTCCCCTTGGCAACCGCAATCCCATCCAGCGGTTGATGATTCGACTCCTTATACGGCGCTTTAAAAAGGCCCTCGAATCATGTCCTCAAAAGGCTTTTACTACCAGCTAA
- a CDS encoding DUF1302 family protein: MRLILLFIVVIGPFLSGTSLAFESPVDTKATLWMRTGWDLSHDRTLEDRASEREIATLELFWPGKGPFFGKVSLRFDRLSFHDNSEQETDYWVWETYLGLQTNNWEVRVGKQFVRWGKADEISLLDNVNPQDLRQLMYLRLEERKRPSFLILCRRYLGNFTLEALFSPTDEAHERDHFGTDWANFDHLKEAIARNPQVPATLKAWGAGLSAQEEDYGWSLRRSEWGVKLSGTVAQIDFGLSYLEAHSRSPYPFVKYFPIKGFRLTSPTAPLADLLSQMASISISGQTILIGRPRNRFLGFEFETTRGDYGLRGEFLYQTDRVLLREDLTGIRKPSWGYILGVDRTWPGGLYLNLQFLQQRILAWSEGILFEPKLDSSIFFRLSWPALEDRLETRLDASYGLTTRMWYLNPEIIYQVRDNIHLFLGFHFIDGPSDTFLDLYDNNDDFYVGLKVIL; the protein is encoded by the coding sequence GTGAGGTTGATTTTACTCTTTATTGTGGTCATAGGCCCGTTTTTATCCGGCACCAGCCTGGCCTTTGAATCTCCGGTTGATACCAAGGCCACCCTATGGATGCGCACAGGCTGGGATCTTAGCCACGATCGCACCCTAGAAGACCGGGCCTCAGAGCGAGAGATAGCCACCTTGGAACTCTTCTGGCCGGGCAAGGGGCCGTTTTTTGGAAAAGTCTCTCTGAGGTTTGATCGGCTCTCCTTCCATGACAACTCCGAGCAAGAGACAGACTACTGGGTCTGGGAGACCTACCTTGGCCTTCAGACCAACAACTGGGAGGTCCGGGTAGGCAAGCAGTTCGTTCGCTGGGGCAAGGCCGATGAGATAAGTCTCCTGGACAATGTCAACCCCCAGGATCTCCGTCAGCTCATGTATCTCCGTCTTGAGGAGAGAAAGCGCCCCAGCTTTTTGATCCTCTGCCGCCGTTATCTAGGAAACTTTACCCTGGAAGCCCTCTTCTCCCCCACAGATGAGGCCCACGAAAGAGATCATTTCGGGACAGACTGGGCCAACTTTGATCACCTCAAAGAGGCTATAGCCCGAAACCCCCAGGTTCCGGCCACCCTTAAGGCCTGGGGAGCCGGACTCTCGGCCCAAGAAGAAGATTACGGCTGGAGCCTTAGACGCTCAGAGTGGGGAGTGAAACTCAGCGGTACAGTGGCCCAGATAGACTTTGGCCTGAGCTATCTAGAGGCCCATAGCCGTTCACCCTATCCTTTTGTAAAGTATTTTCCCATCAAGGGATTTCGCCTCACCAGCCCCACCGCTCCCCTGGCGGATCTTCTCTCCCAGATGGCTTCCATAAGCATAAGCGGCCAGACCATTCTCATCGGTCGGCCTCGCAATCGCTTTCTGGGCTTTGAGTTTGAGACCACCCGCGGAGACTACGGTCTAAGAGGAGAGTTCCTTTATCAAACCGACCGGGTCCTCCTTCGGGAGGATCTTACTGGTATCAGGAAGCCATCCTGGGGCTATATCCTGGGAGTAGATCGAACCTGGCCTGGAGGTCTATACCTTAACCTCCAATTTCTTCAGCAGAGAATCCTGGCCTGGTCCGAAGGAATCCTCTTTGAGCCCAAGCTGGACAGCTCCATCTTTTTTCGCCTCTCCTGGCCCGCCTTAGAAGACCGTCTGGAGACCCGTCTTGATGCCAGTTACGGCCTTACCACCCGCATGTGGTATCTCAACCCGGAGATCATCTATCAGGTAAGAGACAACATCCATCTTTTCTTGGGCTTCCATTTTATTGACGGGCCATCAGACACCTTTCTTGATCTTTACGACAACAACGACGACTTCTACGTGGGCCTAAAAGTCATCCTTTAG
- a CDS encoding outer membrane lipoprotein-sorting protein produces the protein MNIKLRLSSVAKGAFVGLLCFLGLSFLLLPSPARAREPKNGYELAKFVYDRNVGEDSEAWATMSLVDRRGKERKRQMYIATRDEGKILKTLIVFLSPKDIAGTGFLSLAKDNGQEEQFLYLPALRRSRRIAGSFRFQRFVGSDFTYEDMERHHPDRYEHQILGKDTYLKASCWILESRPKKKKDSKYSRFVQWITQEGFLPVRVEYYDKKGRLWKVYEALSFEEIQGIWTVLKAEMKDLKKDHRTLIEVEKIRYNVGLKSNLFSVRSLEMGLKLVKRRP, from the coding sequence ATGAACATCAAGCTCCGTCTATCTTCCGTAGCCAAAGGGGCCTTTGTGGGGCTTCTCTGCTTTTTGGGTCTTTCCTTCCTTCTGCTCCCCTCACCGGCCCGGGCCAGAGAGCCAAAAAATGGCTATGAACTGGCAAAATTTGTCTATGACCGTAATGTGGGTGAGGACTCCGAGGCCTGGGCTACCATGAGCCTGGTTGATCGGCGGGGCAAAGAAAGAAAGCGTCAGATGTATATAGCTACCAGAGATGAAGGGAAGATCCTTAAGACCCTTATTGTATTCCTTTCGCCCAAGGACATTGCCGGGACAGGTTTTCTCTCTCTGGCCAAAGACAACGGTCAGGAGGAACAATTCCTTTATTTACCGGCCTTAAGGAGATCCCGCAGGATCGCCGGATCTTTCAGGTTCCAGCGCTTCGTGGGCTCTGACTTCACCTATGAAGACATGGAGCGCCACCATCCAGACCGCTATGAGCACCAAATCTTGGGGAAAGACACCTATCTCAAGGCCTCCTGCTGGATCCTGGAGAGCCGCCCTAAAAAGAAAAAAGATTCCAAATATAGCCGGTTCGTGCAGTGGATAACTCAGGAAGGTTTCCTGCCCGTCCGGGTGGAATACTACGACAAAAAGGGCCGCCTCTGGAAGGTCTACGAAGCTCTAAGCTTTGAAGAAATACAGGGAATCTGGACGGTCCTTAAGGCCGAGATGAAAGATCTTAAAAAAGACCACCGCACCCTAATAGAAGTGGAGAAAATACGCTACAACGTGGGCCTTAAGAGCAATCTCTTCTCCGTTCGCTCCCTAGAAATGGGGCTTAAACTGGTAAAAAGACGCCCCTAG
- a CDS encoding N-acyl amino acid synthase FeeM domain-containing protein codes for MLKNYIQQDDKRYRLKEPWSIRRIRKSRMVNGLREPIQVKLAQDPQTWQDAFALVHKRYVDVGMIDPQPSGLWITPFHALPYTRVCVAYDTEGRPLSTATLIIDSPLGVPSDKILPYKAQIDKLRAKGRKIAEFSSLAAIPNIEGRNGLLHVLRLLVKYAFWQEVDDLVVSVHYKHSLFYERILLFERLGDPAPHPVFNDALAILEHLDLREAPKRYQKEYANASPECDLYTFFTACRKGEKELVQSSRGMDWKTFEYFYLKLTDFYWRFDKGVREYLQKIFPRLREIERPRRKYQQIPTVGPYLH; via the coding sequence ATGCTCAAGAATTATATCCAACAGGACGACAAAAGATATCGGCTCAAGGAGCCGTGGTCCATAAGGAGAATCCGGAAGTCACGGATGGTCAATGGCCTTAGAGAGCCGATCCAGGTAAAACTGGCCCAAGATCCGCAAACCTGGCAGGATGCCTTTGCCCTAGTCCACAAAAGATATGTGGATGTGGGGATGATCGATCCTCAGCCCTCCGGGCTCTGGATTACTCCCTTCCATGCCCTGCCTTACACCAGGGTCTGTGTGGCCTACGATACGGAGGGACGCCCTCTGAGCACGGCCACGCTGATTATTGATTCCCCTCTGGGCGTTCCCAGCGATAAGATCTTACCCTACAAGGCCCAGATAGATAAGCTCCGGGCCAAAGGCCGCAAGATTGCGGAATTCTCATCTCTGGCGGCCATCCCCAACATAGAAGGCCGAAATGGTCTTCTTCATGTTCTGAGGCTTCTTGTTAAGTACGCCTTCTGGCAGGAAGTGGACGATCTGGTGGTCTCCGTACACTATAAACACAGCCTTTTTTATGAACGAATTCTTCTTTTTGAACGTCTTGGTGATCCGGCACCACATCCCGTTTTCAATGATGCCCTGGCCATACTGGAGCACCTTGATCTCAGGGAAGCTCCGAAAAGATACCAAAAGGAATACGCCAATGCCTCACCAGAATGTGACCTTTACACCTTCTTTACTGCCTGCCGGAAGGGAGAGAAGGAACTTGTCCAGAGCTCCCGGGGGATGGACTGGAAGACCTTTGAGTATTTCTATCTTAAGCTCACCGACTTTTACTGGCGCTTTGACAAAGGTGTTCGAGAATACCTACAGAAGATCTTCCCCCGACTCAGGGAGATAGAGCGTCCGAGGAGAAAATACCAGCAGATACCAACTGTAGGGCCTTACCTACATTAA
- the thiL gene encoding thiamine-phosphate kinase codes for MTEADLIRLFVSPFLPDEVLKGVGDDCAVVKVGQESLLITTDTMLEGIHFDLGYFDPYHLGRKLAAVNLSDIAAMGGRPLFATLNLEWPPSRGLKEARDLSSGLLSRLSEAEVALVGGDTVKAPRIGLTLTIIGRPEGQGPIYRQGARPGDIIYVSGPLGASGAALELLRKGIRPPEPLLRAHLDPQPELNLGQQLARDGLATAMIDISDGLGIDLFRLCQASGVGAEIHASFIPYPEELDLLPLENPPLFYILAGGEDYRLLFTAKEERGAEVQGLGAYPIGRIVSGDHPVLIDEKGRRRNISFAGYDHFR; via the coding sequence ATGACCGAAGCTGACCTGATCCGCCTGTTTGTCTCCCCCTTTCTTCCGGATGAGGTCTTAAAGGGCGTGGGGGATGATTGTGCCGTAGTCAAGGTGGGTCAGGAATCATTGCTTATTACCACAGACACCATGTTGGAGGGTATCCACTTTGATCTGGGTTATTTTGATCCTTACCATCTGGGGCGGAAGCTGGCCGCTGTTAACCTGAGCGATATTGCCGCGATGGGAGGAAGGCCGCTTTTTGCTACCCTAAACCTGGAGTGGCCTCCCAGCCGAGGGCTAAAAGAGGCCAGAGACCTCTCTAGTGGCCTTCTCTCCCGGCTAAGCGAGGCCGAAGTGGCCCTGGTGGGTGGAGATACAGTCAAGGCCCCCAGAATCGGCCTCACCCTGACCATCATCGGCCGGCCCGAAGGGCAAGGGCCAATCTATCGCCAGGGGGCCCGTCCTGGAGACATTATCTATGTCTCTGGTCCTCTGGGGGCCTCGGGGGCGGCCCTTGAACTCCTAAGGAAGGGAATCCGTCCCCCAGAGCCTCTCCTGAGAGCCCATCTTGACCCTCAGCCGGAGCTAAACCTCGGCCAGCAACTGGCCAGAGACGGTCTGGCCACGGCCATGATCGATATCTCCGATGGCCTGGGGATAGACCTCTTCCGGCTCTGTCAGGCCAGCGGCGTGGGGGCCGAAATCCATGCCTCCTTTATTCCCTACCCTGAAGAGCTCGATCTTCTGCCCCTAGAAAACCCCCCTCTTTTTTACATTTTGGCCGGAGGGGAGGACTATCGGCTCCTCTTCACGGCTAAAGAAGAAAGGGGGGCCGAGGTTCAGGGGCTGGGGGCCTACCCCATAGGAAGGATCGTCTCCGGAGACCATCCTGTTCTTATCGACGAAAAGGGAAGGCGGCGGAACATAAGTTTCGCCGGATATGATCATTTCCGATAG